The Macrococcoides canis genome has a window encoding:
- the fabF gene encoding beta-ketoacyl-ACP synthase II, whose product MGTGGIKMRRVVITGMGALTPIGNDVQSTFNNALNGVNGIDTITRIDTSDMNVKVAGELKDFNVEDYIDKKEARRMDRFTQYAVVAANEALKDSKLQINEDNSARVGVWIGSGIGGMETFELAHTAMTEKGPRRVSPFFVPMLIPDMAAGQVSIALGAKGPNGCTVTACATGTNSIGDAMRIIQYGDADVMFAGGAEAPITRMSLAGFSANKALSTNDDPNTACRPFQEGRDGFIMGEGAGVVVLEELEHALARGAHIYAEVVGYGNNGDAYHITAPAPNGEGGARTMNMALKDAGIEASEVGYLNAHGTSTPIGDLYETMAIKTTFGESAKDLLVSSTKSMTGHLLGATGAVETIITALAVQTGQIPPTIHQDTPDAELDLNYVPEKAVTKDIEYAMTNSLGFGGHNAVLILKKYNDITSS is encoded by the coding sequence ATGGGGACAGGAGGAATAAAGATGAGAAGAGTCGTAATAACAGGTATGGGTGCTTTGACACCAATCGGTAATGATGTTCAGTCAACATTTAACAATGCATTGAACGGTGTGAATGGAATCGATACGATTACACGAATTGACACAAGCGATATGAATGTGAAAGTCGCAGGAGAACTGAAAGACTTCAATGTTGAAGACTATATAGATAAGAAAGAAGCACGTAGAATGGATCGCTTTACACAATATGCGGTTGTTGCTGCAAATGAAGCGCTTAAAGATTCAAAGCTGCAGATTAATGAGGATAACAGCGCACGTGTAGGTGTCTGGATTGGGTCTGGAATTGGCGGTATGGAAACATTTGAACTTGCACATACAGCGATGACAGAAAAGGGACCAAGACGTGTAAGTCCGTTCTTCGTACCGATGCTGATACCTGACATGGCAGCAGGACAAGTATCGATTGCACTCGGTGCTAAAGGGCCGAATGGCTGTACAGTAACAGCATGTGCTACAGGAACGAACTCAATCGGTGACGCCATGCGTATTATTCAGTATGGAGATGCGGATGTTATGTTTGCTGGAGGAGCTGAAGCACCGATTACGCGTATGAGCTTAGCAGGTTTCAGTGCGAATAAAGCATTAAGTACGAATGACGATCCCAATACAGCATGCAGACCATTCCAGGAAGGACGCGATGGCTTCATCATGGGTGAAGGCGCAGGTGTCGTTGTGCTGGAAGAACTCGAACATGCATTAGCACGTGGTGCACACATTTATGCAGAAGTCGTTGGATACGGAAATAACGGAGATGCGTATCATATTACAGCGCCAGCGCCAAACGGTGAAGGAGGCGCCCGTACGATGAATATGGCATTGAAAGATGCAGGCATAGAGGCAAGTGAAGTAGGATACTTGAACGCACACGGTACGAGTACGCCAATCGGTGATTTATATGAAACGATGGCCATCAAGACGACATTCGGGGAATCAGCGAAAGATCTGCTTGTGTCATCAACGAAATCAATGACAGGCCATTTACTCGGAGCAACAGGGGCTGTTGAAACGATTATTACAGCACTCGCAGTACAGACAGGACAAATCCCGCCGACGATACATCAGGATACCCCTGACGCGGAACTTGATCTCAATTATGTTCCAGAAAAAGCAGTGACAAAAGATATCGAATACGCGATGACAAACAGTCTGGGATTCGGCGGACATAATGCAGTTTTGATTTTAAAGAAATATAATGATATAACTTCATCATAG
- a CDS encoding ABC transporter ATP-binding protein, giving the protein MEKKTILEVKDLKQHYPIKGGFFKRTIGHVKAVDGISFKILEGETMGLVGESGCGKSTAGRTILRLHDATDGTINFLGQDITNLKGKELREARKGFQMVFQDPYASLNPMQMVGDIVGEPIRNYYGKKMSEIEDEVKDLLNRVGLNEDAYYRYAHEFSGGQRQRIGIARALALKPKLIIADEPVSALDVSVQSQVLNIMDDLQKEFNLSYLFIAHDLSVVKHVSDYIGVMYLGHIVEQGPADEVYNNPQHPYTKALISAIPEIDPEKRKERIILKGDLPSPADPPSGCPFHTRCPVAKAECKTIKPRSVQVSERHFASCILLEEGSVVDDSVNH; this is encoded by the coding sequence ATGGAAAAGAAGACGATATTAGAAGTAAAAGATCTAAAACAGCATTATCCAATTAAAGGTGGATTCTTCAAACGTACAATTGGTCATGTTAAAGCAGTAGATGGTATTTCATTCAAGATTCTAGAAGGTGAGACGATGGGTCTCGTTGGAGAATCTGGATGTGGAAAGTCTACAGCAGGTCGTACAATATTACGACTGCATGATGCGACAGACGGAACAATCAATTTTCTTGGACAGGATATTACAAACTTAAAAGGAAAAGAGCTGCGAGAAGCACGTAAAGGATTTCAGATGGTCTTCCAGGATCCTTATGCGTCACTTAATCCGATGCAGATGGTCGGGGATATCGTAGGTGAACCGATTCGTAACTATTATGGTAAGAAGATGAGTGAAATTGAAGACGAAGTTAAAGACTTACTTAACCGCGTTGGATTAAATGAAGATGCATATTACCGTTATGCGCATGAATTCTCAGGAGGTCAGCGTCAAAGGATAGGGATTGCACGTGCACTTGCGTTGAAGCCGAAGCTAATTATTGCCGATGAACCGGTCAGTGCATTAGACGTATCTGTACAGTCTCAAGTATTAAATATCATGGACGATCTTCAGAAGGAATTCAACTTAAGCTACTTATTCATCGCGCATGACTTAAGCGTTGTTAAACACGTAAGTGATTACATCGGTGTTATGTATTTAGGTCATATCGTAGAACAAGGACCAGCGGATGAAGTATATAACAACCCGCAGCATCCTTATACGAAAGCTTTAATTTCAGCAATTCCTGAAATTGATCCTGAAAAACGTAAAGAACGTATCATCTTAAAAGGTGATCTCCCTTCACCAGCAGATCCGCCGTCAGGGTGCCCGTTCCATACGAGATGCCCTGTAGCAAAGGCTGAATGTAAGACGATCAAACCGAGAAGTGTACAAGTGAGCGAACGCCACTTTGCATCTTGTATCTTACTTGAAGAAGGGAGTGTTGTAGATGATTCAGTTAATCATTAG
- the opp4A gene encoding oligopeptide ABC transporter substrate-binding protein, whose amino-acid sequence MKRKFKFFSILMLALVLVLAACGGGKKTEDTGKTGAKSGKTEKSDAKGGTLNVALSSPPEGNFQSIFAGSAEDSGVISYFNDALVDFDDKLEMKPYLLSWKDKGDGKTYEFKLKKGVKWQDGNELTINDWIFTLETLADPDYDGPRYTGVQDVKGAEDKRSGKADKVAGIKKIDDYTAEITFEKKKLNNLLNLWTGAPISEKVFKDIPVKDMAKSPEVRKNPIGIGPFKVKKIVDGESVELEKFKDYWQGEPKLDKINLRVVEQTSLVQALESGDVDMASVSPPIAKEVKDTGNEKLKVLESPSVSYMIIGFVLNDYDKKAMKIGKERPKYQDLKLRKAMAHAINREEWIKAFLYGYGEKINGLIPSEHWVAADKDQLDDYKYDPKEAEKLLDEAGYKDKDGDGFREDPQGKPFEVNLKHYAGSNPTFEPRTAALKGYWEKVGLKTKVQMVEFGKFGTDLENADKGMEVYFRNWSQGADPDPSGLYRSDALWNESRYNNPEADKLLDDALDFDKVGNDKEKRKDLYVKWQQLMNKELPVIPVAELVDTTVVNDRVKNYEVSLKGTNPIYEWAVEDKK is encoded by the coding sequence ATGAAGAGAAAGTTTAAGTTTTTCAGTATTTTAATGCTTGCATTAGTTTTAGTACTTGCTGCATGTGGAGGCGGTAAGAAAACTGAAGACACAGGTAAGACAGGTGCTAAAAGTGGTAAAACAGAAAAAAGTGACGCTAAAGGCGGAACTTTAAATGTTGCTTTAAGTTCACCACCAGAAGGTAACTTCCAGTCTATCTTTGCAGGAAGCGCAGAAGATTCAGGGGTTATCAGTTATTTCAATGATGCATTAGTAGATTTCGATGATAAGTTAGAGATGAAACCTTACCTTCTTTCTTGGAAAGATAAAGGGGACGGAAAAACTTACGAGTTCAAACTTAAAAAAGGTGTTAAATGGCAAGATGGTAATGAACTTACTATCAATGACTGGATCTTCACTTTAGAAACTTTAGCAGATCCTGATTATGATGGACCTCGCTACACTGGTGTACAAGATGTTAAAGGTGCAGAAGATAAGCGTAGTGGTAAAGCAGATAAAGTTGCAGGTATCAAGAAAATTGATGACTATACAGCTGAAATCACTTTTGAGAAAAAGAAATTAAATAATTTATTAAATTTATGGACAGGAGCTCCTATCAGCGAGAAAGTATTTAAAGACATCCCGGTTAAAGATATGGCGAAATCTCCAGAAGTACGTAAGAATCCAATCGGTATCGGACCTTTCAAAGTTAAGAAAATTGTTGACGGTGAATCTGTTGAATTAGAGAAATTCAAAGACTACTGGCAAGGTGAACCAAAATTAGATAAAATTAACTTACGTGTCGTAGAGCAAACGTCACTTGTTCAAGCATTAGAAAGTGGAGATGTAGATATGGCTTCAGTTTCTCCACCGATCGCAAAAGAAGTTAAAGATACAGGTAATGAAAAACTTAAAGTTTTAGAATCTCCTTCTGTAAGCTATATGATTATCGGATTCGTATTAAACGATTATGATAAGAAGGCGATGAAAATCGGTAAAGAACGTCCGAAGTACCAAGATTTAAAATTACGTAAAGCGATGGCTCACGCAATTAACCGTGAAGAATGGATTAAAGCATTCTTGTATGGTTATGGTGAGAAAATCAATGGTTTAATTCCTTCAGAACACTGGGTAGCAGCGGATAAAGATCAATTAGATGATTACAAATATGATCCAAAAGAAGCTGAAAAGTTACTTGATGAAGCTGGATACAAAGATAAAGATGGCGACGGATTCCGTGAAGATCCTCAAGGTAAGCCGTTTGAAGTGAACTTGAAACACTATGCAGGTTCTAACCCGACATTTGAACCACGTACTGCAGCATTAAAAGGATACTGGGAAAAAGTTGGTTTAAAAACTAAAGTACAAATGGTAGAGTTTGGTAAATTTGGAACTGATTTGGAGAATGCCGATAAAGGCATGGAAGTTTACTTCCGTAACTGGTCTCAAGGTGCAGACCCAGATCCATCAGGATTATATCGTTCAGATGCACTTTGGAATGAATCTCGTTACAACAATCCAGAAGCTGACAAATTATTAGATGATGCGTTAGACTTCGATAAAGTTGGAAATGACAAAGAAAAACGTAAAGATCTATACGTGAAATGGCAGCAATTAATGAACAAAGAATTACCGGTAATTCCAGTAGCTGAATTAGTAGATACTACTGTAGTAAATGATCGAGTTAAAAACTACGAAGTATCACTTAAAGGTACTAACCCAATTTACGAATGGGCTGTTGAAGACAAAAAATAA
- the opp4B gene encoding oligopeptide ABC transporter permease gives MIQLIIRRLLLMIPLLFLTSIVIFGISKLQPGDAFTGMMDPKNAKSGYIEEQREKLGLNDPIHVQYMKWGSNVIKGDLGDSIRYKRPVMDLIKERMPNTILLGVVTLIITYLVAFPLGIISGRKPYTFIDYAVQFFNYLMLAVPSFVAGVFAIYIFAFQLGWFPFSGSVSIGLEEGSMQYYLSKLYHAILLGTILGILSTASYVQFLRNDIIENSRKDYTRTARAKGLSKSKIYNKHILRNSIIPIVTFFGADVLSIFGGAVITETIFSYPGIGKLLVDSISGKDYPLMMALLLFFSFLGLLANLISDIAYSIVDPRIKSN, from the coding sequence ATGATTCAGTTAATCATTAGACGTTTATTATTAATGATTCCGTTACTATTCTTAACATCTATTGTCATCTTTGGAATCTCGAAACTTCAACCGGGTGATGCATTCACAGGAATGATGGATCCGAAAAATGCGAAGTCAGGTTATATTGAAGAACAACGTGAGAAATTAGGACTCAATGATCCAATTCATGTTCAATATATGAAGTGGGGATCAAATGTCATTAAAGGAGATTTAGGGGATTCTATCCGCTATAAACGACCTGTTATGGATTTAATCAAAGAAAGAATGCCGAATACAATACTTTTAGGTGTAGTGACACTTATTATTACGTATTTAGTTGCATTCCCACTTGGAATTATTTCCGGGCGCAAGCCATATACATTTATCGATTATGCAGTTCAGTTCTTTAACTATTTAATGCTTGCAGTACCATCATTCGTAGCAGGGGTATTCGCAATTTATATCTTTGCGTTCCAGCTTGGATGGTTCCCGTTCTCAGGATCAGTATCTATCGGACTTGAAGAAGGCTCGATGCAGTATTACTTAAGCAAGTTATATCATGCGATTTTACTAGGTACAATTTTAGGTATTTTATCGACAGCAAGCTATGTTCAGTTCTTACGTAACGACATCATCGAAAACTCAAGAAAAGACTATACGAGAACAGCTCGTGCTAAAGGTTTATCAAAATCTAAGATCTATAATAAGCACATTTTAAGAAACTCGATTATTCCAATCGTAACGTTCTTCGGAGCAGACGTATTATCGATCTTTGGTGGCGCAGTAATTACAGAGACGATCTTCTCTTACCCGGGTATCGGTAAATTATTAGTTGATTCAATCAGTGGTAAAGATTATCCTCTGATGATGGCGTTATTACTATTCTTCTCTTTCTTAGGGTTACTTGCGAATTTAATCTCAGATATCGCATACAGTATTGTTGACCCAAGAATTAAGAGTAACTAG
- a CDS encoding DUF2087 domain-containing protein: protein MEDLKLRFFKNNKLVQIPKKEKDKILLFDWFVTLFNHTKTYSEKEINEVIKAYYDDYAIIRRYMVDYGYLKRTDDGKRYERVK, encoded by the coding sequence ATGGAAGATTTAAAATTAAGATTTTTCAAGAATAATAAACTGGTACAAATTCCAAAGAAAGAAAAAGATAAAATATTATTGTTCGATTGGTTTGTTACGCTGTTTAATCATACTAAAACGTATTCAGAAAAAGAAATCAATGAAGTAATCAAAGCATACTACGATGATTATGCAATAATCAGAAGGTACATGGTAGATTATGGATATTTGAAACGAACAGATGACGGGAAGCGCTATGAAAGGGTGAAGTGA
- the spxA gene encoding transcriptional regulator SpxA: protein MVTLFTSPSCTSCRKAKAWLQEHDIPYTERNIFSENLSIDEIKAILRMTEDGTDEIISTRSKTFQKLNVDIDSLPLQDLYDIIQKNPGLLRRPIILDEKRLQVGYNEDEIRRFLPRKVRTFQLLEAQRMVD, encoded by the coding sequence ATGGTAACATTATTTACTTCACCAAGTTGCACATCTTGCCGTAAAGCGAAAGCATGGTTACAAGAACATGACATTCCGTATACGGAGCGTAATATTTTTTCAGAGAACTTATCGATTGATGAGATTAAAGCGATTTTAAGAATGACAGAAGATGGTACAGATGAAATTATCTCTACACGTTCTAAGACATTCCAGAAATTAAATGTAGATATCGATTCATTACCATTACAAGATTTATATGATATTATTCAGAAGAATCCTGGATTACTACGTCGTCCGATTATTTTAGATGAGAAACGTCTTCAAGTTGGATATAACGAAGATGAGATCAGAAGATTCTTACCGCGTAAAGTTCGTACATTCCAATTATTAGAAGCACAACGCATGGTAGATTAA
- a CDS encoding ABC transporter ATP-binding protein — protein sequence MSERRIIEVNDLKVGFDIKGKFYNAVDGVSFNIDRGEVMGIVGESGCGKSVLSMSLMKLLPEKISRISGGEIIYKGERIDEKSEQEINKFRGKEISMIFQEPMTSLNPVFTIGNQLIEMIQLHLKLDKQQARERAIELLRQVGIPRADKIVDEYPHQLSGGMRQRVMIALAISCMPSLLIADEPTTALDVTVQAQILELLKDVQTKTEMSIIFISHDLGVISEVCDTVAVMYAGRIIEKAKVSEVFKNPKHPYTQLLLKSIPKLDEEVERLETIKGIVPSITELRTEGCRFAERCPFAMDHCYTTTPKASEFEEGHIAYCHLYNDVKEEVVK from the coding sequence ATGAGTGAAAGAAGAATTATAGAAGTTAATGATCTAAAAGTTGGATTCGATATCAAAGGTAAATTCTATAATGCGGTAGATGGTGTATCATTTAATATTGACCGCGGTGAAGTTATGGGTATCGTAGGTGAATCTGGTTGTGGGAAGTCCGTTCTTAGTATGTCACTAATGAAATTACTCCCAGAGAAGATTTCAAGAATTTCTGGTGGAGAAATTATCTATAAAGGCGAACGAATTGACGAGAAATCAGAACAGGAGATCAATAAGTTTCGTGGTAAAGAGATTTCAATGATCTTCCAGGAACCGATGACTTCTTTAAATCCTGTATTTACGATTGGAAATCAGCTGATTGAAATGATTCAGCTTCATCTGAAATTGGATAAACAGCAGGCACGTGAACGCGCGATTGAATTATTAAGGCAAGTTGGAATCCCTCGTGCGGACAAGATAGTTGATGAATACCCCCATCAACTATCTGGCGGTATGCGTCAGCGTGTGATGATTGCACTCGCAATTTCTTGTATGCCGAGTTTATTGATTGCAGATGAACCGACAACCGCTTTAGACGTAACGGTTCAAGCTCAAATACTAGAATTGCTGAAAGACGTACAGACAAAGACAGAAATGTCGATTATCTTTATTTCCCATGACTTAGGTGTAATTTCAGAAGTATGTGATACAGTGGCAGTAATGTATGCAGGTCGTATTATAGAAAAAGCGAAAGTTTCTGAAGTATTTAAGAATCCGAAACATCCATATACGCAGTTGCTGCTTAAATCTATTCCGAAATTAGATGAAGAAGTGGAACGTCTTGAAACAATCAAAGGTATCGTGCCTTCCATCACAGAATTAAGAACTGAAGGATGTCGTTTTGCAGAAAGATGTCCATTTGCTATGGATCATTGCTATACAACTACCCCTAAAGCGTCTGAATTTGAAGAAGGACATATTGCGTATTGTCACCTTTATAATGACGTAAAAGAGGAGGTTGTGAAGTAA
- the trpS gene encoding tryptophan--tRNA ligase: METLFSGIQPSGVPTIGNYIGALKQFTEIQDQYDCYFCIVDQHAITVPQDKAALRKNIRSLAALYLASGLDPEKVTLFIQSEVPAHAQAGWMLTTISTIGELERMTQYKDKAKDRKEGIPAGLLTYPPLMAADILLYGTNIVPVGEDQKQHLELTRDLAERFNARYNDIFTIPEIRMPKVGGRIMSLQEPTKKMSKSDSNTKGFISLLDPPNTVAKKIKSAVTDSDGIVKYDKENKPGISNLLSIYSIFTGKTIAELETMYEGKGYGDFKSDLADVMVEFITPFQEKYEYYMNSDELDRILDEGAEKARKKSFKMLKKMENAMGLGRKRK; encoded by the coding sequence ATGGAAACATTATTCTCAGGTATACAGCCTAGCGGAGTACCGACAATCGGGAACTATATCGGCGCATTGAAACAATTTACCGAAATCCAGGATCAGTATGACTGTTATTTCTGTATCGTTGATCAGCATGCCATTACAGTACCACAGGACAAAGCAGCACTACGCAAAAACATCCGCTCACTCGCAGCACTATACTTAGCAAGTGGACTCGACCCAGAAAAAGTGACACTCTTCATTCAGTCAGAAGTCCCGGCGCATGCACAGGCAGGATGGATGCTTACTACCATTTCAACAATCGGTGAATTAGAACGAATGACACAGTATAAAGATAAAGCAAAAGACCGTAAAGAAGGCATACCTGCAGGATTACTTACATATCCACCGTTAATGGCAGCTGACATCCTTTTATACGGAACAAATATCGTACCCGTAGGAGAAGATCAGAAACAGCACCTTGAACTGACACGCGATTTAGCAGAACGCTTCAACGCACGCTATAATGATATCTTCACAATCCCTGAAATACGCATGCCTAAAGTCGGCGGAAGAATTATGAGCTTACAGGAACCGACGAAGAAAATGAGTAAATCTGACAGCAACACGAAAGGATTTATCTCGTTACTCGACCCGCCAAACACTGTTGCTAAGAAAATAAAATCCGCAGTGACAGACTCTGACGGCATCGTGAAATACGATAAAGAAAACAAACCAGGCATCTCAAACTTGCTTAGCATCTATTCAATCTTTACAGGAAAAACAATCGCCGAACTTGAAACGATGTATGAAGGCAAAGGATACGGTGACTTCAAATCTGACCTTGCTGACGTTATGGTTGAATTTATTACGCCATTCCAGGAGAAATATGAGTATTATATGAACTCTGATGAGCTGGATAGAATATTAGACGAAGGTGCTGAGAAAGCACGTAAGAAATCATTCAAGATGTTAAAGAAAATGGAAAACGCAATGGGATTAGGAAGAAAGAGAAAGTAA
- a CDS encoding ATP-binding cassette domain-containing protein: MDGLFKENKKFLIITFIFTLITALLTVSVPLLLTTVFGENYNINKSTLWLVIIFMFITYVIQIVMVYIREHFAYEFNVSHTHKLYRLMHKMNYDDLLQKEPTYLIDRFAMIVNSFYMIIANSITSLMSNIIILLVCLAIVLKINLWLAVILFILIPINYFGYKLINKNLMEKSKVMQQQTSTGYKEIIGVFNNVDMVKQASYERIENLIRPSVHRIFHSMKEVNKFAQSTSLMIKLLNSFIQNMMYFVLAYFIYTGQTEVSALVIVSIVLPIYFVSLQAFTSINLEYREMQVSNEFITDEILPVVEKEGHKSIDEIDKITIKDATVKIGDRIFQYDVDETFNKGDIVFVTGTSGSGKSTLMKSLLKYRTSSGVMINEQSVNELNNQNLREHIYYLSQDSSILPMSIKDNIAFGKDESAIDWDMMSGLDVLQSVLTHHNLDEVIYEKGTNFSGGEKQRIMISRLFHEQVDCVILDEVTSNIDKASQQMILESVLKYCNDKIVFIISHDPEVERFTNRTLKVG; this comes from the coding sequence GTGGACGGTCTTTTTAAAGAAAATAAGAAGTTTTTAATCATTACTTTTATTTTTACTTTAATAACTGCACTGCTGACAGTATCTGTACCATTACTGCTTACAACTGTATTTGGTGAGAATTATAATATCAATAAAAGCACGCTTTGGTTAGTCATCATTTTCATGTTCATAACATACGTCATTCAAATTGTCATGGTGTATATTCGAGAGCATTTTGCCTATGAGTTTAATGTAAGCCATACGCATAAATTATATCGACTGATGCATAAAATGAACTATGATGATCTACTTCAAAAAGAACCGACATACCTTATTGACCGATTTGCTATGATTGTAAACAGTTTCTATATGATCATCGCAAATAGCATTACCAGTTTAATGAGCAATATTATTATTTTGCTTGTATGCCTTGCAATTGTACTGAAAATAAATTTATGGCTTGCAGTCATATTGTTTATACTGATTCCTATCAACTACTTTGGATATAAACTGATCAATAAAAATTTGATGGAAAAAAGCAAGGTTATGCAGCAGCAGACCTCTACAGGTTATAAAGAAATCATCGGTGTATTTAATAATGTTGATATGGTTAAACAAGCGTCATATGAACGTATAGAAAATTTAATCAGACCTTCTGTACATCGCATATTTCATTCGATGAAAGAAGTAAATAAATTCGCACAAAGCACGAGTTTAATGATTAAGTTATTAAATAGCTTTATTCAGAATATGATGTATTTTGTACTCGCTTATTTTATCTATACAGGACAGACTGAAGTAAGTGCGCTTGTTATTGTGAGTATCGTGTTACCGATATACTTTGTGTCATTACAAGCATTTACAAGTATCAATTTAGAATATCGTGAAATGCAGGTGTCCAATGAATTTATTACAGATGAAATTTTGCCTGTAGTTGAAAAAGAAGGACATAAAAGCATTGATGAAATTGATAAAATAACAATTAAAGATGCAACTGTTAAAATTGGCGATCGTATCTTTCAATATGATGTGGACGAGACATTTAACAAAGGTGATATCGTCTTTGTTACAGGCACGTCAGGAAGTGGGAAGAGTACATTGATGAAGAGCTTATTAAAGTATAGAACAAGTTCAGGCGTAATGATCAATGAACAAAGTGTCAATGAGCTTAATAATCAAAATTTACGTGAACATATTTATTATCTTTCTCAGGATAGTTCCATATTACCGATGTCAATTAAGGATAATATCGCATTCGGGAAAGATGAAAGTGCGATTGACTGGGATATGATGAGCGGTCTGGATGTATTACAGTCAGTATTAACACATCATAATTTAGATGAAGTTATCTATGAAAAAGGCACGAACTTCTCAGGTGGAGAAAAGCAGCGTATTATGATTTCACGACTATTCCATGAACAGGTAGACTGTGTCATTTTAGATGAGGTGACGAGTAACATTGATAAAGCCTCACAGCAGATGATTCTGGAATCAGTGTTAAAATATTGTAATGACAAAATTGTATTTATAATCTCTCATGATCCGGAGGTCGAACGATTTACAAATAGAACGTTAAAGGTGGGGTGA
- the opp4C gene encoding oligopeptide ABC transporter permease, with amino-acid sequence MNTVKTETVNVKPKKVAKSPLQIARAKFMKNKLAMGALITLLSIFIISLLSPLIAPYDPNLQNLVLIKGDMSPEHWLGTDAGGRDILSRLLYSGRVSLIFGLVTTVGLLIIGVLIGMISGYYGGWVDTLLMRFTEFVMLFPFLPFAIVLNATFSDKIKNPYGSAMILAAVLIALSWVGIARLVRGKVMQEKENEYFLAAKSIGTPTYKILFKHLFPNILSVIIVQATLLFAVQIVAEAGLSFLGFGIDKSTPTWGNMLSDAQEGDILRGKPWIWMPPAIAITVTILCINFIGEGIKDAMNPKSNR; translated from the coding sequence ATGAATACAGTAAAAACTGAAACAGTAAACGTAAAACCTAAAAAAGTAGCCAAGTCACCTCTGCAAATTGCACGTGCAAAATTTATGAAAAATAAGCTTGCGATGGGCGCATTGATAACATTACTATCAATCTTTATTATTTCATTGTTATCGCCACTTATCGCACCATATGACCCGAATCTTCAGAACTTAGTACTCATTAAAGGTGATATGAGTCCGGAGCACTGGTTAGGAACAGATGCCGGTGGACGTGATATATTAAGCCGATTATTATACTCAGGACGCGTGTCATTAATCTTTGGACTTGTAACAACAGTAGGATTACTCATTATTGGTGTTCTAATCGGAATGATCTCAGGATACTACGGTGGATGGGTAGATACATTATTAATGCGTTTCACTGAGTTCGTAATGTTATTCCCATTCTTACCATTCGCTATCGTATTAAACGCAACATTCAGCGATAAGATTAAAAACCCATACGGTTCAGCAATGATCTTAGCTGCAGTATTAATCGCGCTGTCGTGGGTCGGAATTGCAAGGCTCGTACGTGGTAAAGTAATGCAGGAGAAAGAAAATGAATATTTCTTAGCCGCAAAATCAATCGGAACACCGACATATAAGATTTTATTCAAACATTTATTCCCGAACATCTTAAGCGTTATTATCGTACAGGCAACATTATTATTCGCAGTACAGATCGTAGCAGAAGCAGGATTAAGTTTCTTAGGATTCGGTATCGATAAATCTACACCGACATGGGGGAATATGTTATCTGACGCGCAAGAAGGAGATATCCTGCGTGGGAAACCATGGATCTGGATGCCACCAGCGATTGCGATTACAGTAACAATCCTTTGCATTAACTTCATCGGTGAAGGTATTAAAGATGCAATGAACCCTAAATCAAATCGATAG